TCTTGCCTATGTCAAGCTTAAACAATGATCATAGAAGCGAAGGGAGTGCATAATTGTTTCAatggaaaataattatttagttatttatagtttttaacTTATTAAAAGTGACTAATATAATAATTttgttaaatatgatattttaaaagtttataaatGCTATAGAGGATAATTTAAACTTAATTAGATTTACAAGAGTTGTGTAATAATCAATTGAtccaaataaatatttaaaatgacTATAAAATGTTTGAAAATGTTACAAATAAAATGCTTAATTATaataattttacaaataattaatgtTTATCGCATTTAATTATGACAAtatatttcttataattaatacttcaattaaTTTTTCTTATATATGTCCTTAATACACAATAGGACTATACCACAATAATTATCTTAAGGTGACACCTATAACTCCTCAAATTTAACCGAAATTTTGTGTAAACTCATCAAATTTCATCACAAAGttctaataaatataaatttagtaTAAATTTGTCCTAAAATCCTTTCAGCCGCCATCGAAAATACGTTTTTTTCCTGATATTTCAACCATTAAAAAGTTGTGAATGTTGATATTTCTTTTGTAATTGACTCTTGATATTTGTTCATAATCAAGAGAAAAATAAAATTACTAATATAGCCCCCGGCGAGGATCGAACTCGCGACCTTTCGCTTACGAAGCGAACGCACTACCACTATGCTACGGAGGCCTAGGACGCTCTAAATCAAGAATCAAGGAATCTATACTGGTTGCATAAATGCAACAGAATTAGAACGAGTGTTGTCCTGTCAAAACCCCCGTCTTCATCCCCTAGGGTTTAGACAAAGACGCAAAGAGCATCAAGATATGTGTGGAATATCGCTTATTATCTCCGGTGTTCGTATCGATTTATCGTCTCTTCTTCCAGATACAACCATTTGCTCATCTCTTTCTGGAGAAGCTGCAAATGTAAGCAATTTGTAAACATTAACTGTTTTTTATGATTCAAGTTCAAGGGTGTAATTAATTGGGGTTTTTTGTGTGATTTGATAAATGCATGAAACAAGCATATTTGATTTTTGGTCGTCGTAGAATATATCCCAGATAGTTTGCTATATTTTCATATCAGTCATTTCAAGAACACTTTGCAGAATTGTAAATACGACCACATGGTCCTGACAAGTGCCATTTGATCGAAATGTAAATACATTCTTATTTGAGTTCACTGGTGGAGGTCCAGTTTTTATTTTCTGTAGATGATATCAAAGCAGCTCTGAGGAGAAGGGGCCCTGATAGCTTAGGTAGCAAATCGATATTCCTTCATGCGGACGAGGAAAGGACTCTTCAAGCTTcagtagaagaagaagagtcaattGAAGAATCCCACTTTATAGACAATCATGTATTGAATAATActttatttggaaaacttataTTTGTTGGTGCTACATTGCAATTACGAGGAGTATATCCCGTCACTCAACCTTTGGTGGACAAATCTGGCAATATCCTTATCTATAATGGTACACTTTCTTACTGATCTTATCATCTACTACATAATCATCTAATTGCTTGGTTATTCAAATTATATTGATGATTGTCAATTGCTTATTGTAACTCATAGGTGAAGTGTTTGGAGGAATTGACCTCAATAGTGATATCAATGACACTGAAGTTCTCATGAAGTCTCTTAAGGAATGCTGCAATTGCCTTTCTCATGAACATGAAGGCACATGTAGGAATGGGAAATACTCTGTTCCAGAACTTCTTTCAAAAATCAAGGGCCCATGGGCTTTAATCTACTGGCAGGTAACTTTTGAGTGGTAAGTTCCATTTGTGTTAAATAGTACTGAAAGAAGTAGTATATGCCTTCATCTGACTAATACTTTATAAATTCTTTCTTGAATTATCGCATCCAGGAAAACTCAAAGACAATATGGTTTGGTAGAGATGCACTTGGAAGGCGAAGTCTTCTTGTTCATTGGCCTAGTATAAAAGACTTGCGGTTCATGCTTTCTTCTGTTTCACCACCTTCTGCCATTGATGAACTCAACTTTTGGGAAGAGCTACCATGTGGGGTCTACAGTCTGGCCATGAGTGCTTCAAAAATGGATGGAAATCTAGTGGGTGAAGTGAAAAGACATAATTGGACTGATCCCTTGCTGGAAGAACTGATTGAATGGGAGAGAACTTTTTTTGAACCCAAACCTGAAGATTTAACTAAAATGTTTTCTAGTGAAAAACGAGGTAAAAAgtagatttatttattttaattttttacatTGAAAATGCTTCCAAACTTGAGTCAGTATCATTGCAACAGGGCATCTGCATCGGAAAGTTCTTGCTGCACTTAAAGAATCTGTGAGGCAACGAACAATATTTTCAGAAATTCATCTGGTTTGTCTATGAATATAAGCTTTTTATGTATATATTCTGGCTCTCTATGTTATTGGTATGTTTTTTTCAATTTGCAGAGTAGTTCACCAGTGGCTGTGCTTTTTTCTGGTGGATTAGATTCTATGATACTTGCAGCTCTATTGGATCAGTGCCTAGATTCAAAATGTAGGAGTGATTAGCTTTCTGTTCAGTATGAAAAGAACTTTTCTTTTTATTCTTTATTCACCATGCTTAATATCTTATGATACCTTTTTTGGCAGTTGAAATTGATCTGTTGAATGTAAGTTTTGATGGTGAATTAGCTCCTGATAGAATCTCTGCTATGGCTGGTGTGAAAGAGCTGAGAAAAATCGCCCCTTTGAGAAGGTAATTGgtgtttttgacttttttttttctattacccTCTGACTTTGACTTTCTTGTAGTTCTATTATAATACAAACAGCTTATGAATGCAGATGGAATCTAGTAGAGATAGATGCAGAATTGTCGAAATTGACCACGGAGACAAAACGTGTTTTGTCACTTATTTATCCTTCAAATACATACATGGTAGTATGGTACATTTATCTGTTAAttgcactttttttttttttttttttttttttttttttttaagttgaatATTATTATAAGGTTTCATGTTATTTTTGGTGTTACAGGATCTTAATATTGGGATTGCCTTGTGGTTGGCAGCTGGTGGTGATGGATGTGTGAGTGAAGAAATAAATGGAAATAATAATTCAAAGGTCAAATATAGGTCTGATTCAAGGATCCTATTGGTTGGTTCTGGTGCAGATGAGCAATGTGGTGGCTATGGGCGCCATAGAACTAAGTTCAGAGAAAGCAGGTTACTTCCTATCAATCAGTATCTCATACTGTAAAACAAGCTAGGTAGATAAAATAGTGAAGTAAGTTTTGATGATTATTTGTTGATGTGTTTATAGTTGGGGTGGACTGAATGAGGAAATGAAGTTAGATATGCAGAGAATATGGAAGAGAAACCTAGGTAGAGATGATAGATGCATTGCTGATAATGGCAAAGAGGTACCACTTGCTTCTTTGTTAAGTCGTTCAGTTGTTTTatgtattaagtcaaaaagaaacacatTTACTTGAACTGAATTTGAATGGACATGTTTGGTTTGTTGACTTCAGGCTAGATTTCCTTTTCTGGATGAGAATGTAATAAGGATGCTGCTTGAGATTCCACTATGGGAGATTGCAGACCTTCGCCAACCAAGTGGAGTTGGTGATAAGAAGATATTGAGAGAGGTATAAGTGTTTTGCTCCTTTAATCAGAGATCTTATGGAGTCAAGTCTATCATGTGTTTATATTTTCGTTTCATGTAAAATAAAAGTCTTGTAAAGTTCCCCATTTCTAAACCGTTAACTTGTTTGTTTTGTTTCTTGAAGGTTGCAAGAATGCTTCATTTGAATACAGCAGCTGTCCTACCTAAAAGAGCTATTCAGGTAGTTTGTGTTGTGTTTGACAGATTAGTTGAAAAGCTATCTGTCTATCTCAAACAGCTGCTGCTAGATTATAAGATACTTAATGATATTGTGTTTACTTTATAGTTTGGGTCGAGAATTGCACGGGAATCGAACCGGAAGAATTATGGAAGTAATCGTGCTGCAAATCAAGCTTCAGCTGGAAGTGCATTCATTCATCCCATCTGATTTTTCATGTTTGcgcttttttaatattattatttattaaacaaGGCCATCATGCATTTTGGAGGTTTCAAGATTCAAAACATTTTGTATACCTGTATAATTTATTCCATCCTATCTTATACATTATTAATCTTTTTCGGCAAAGCTTGAATCGAGTTTGATTTGTTGATTTTAGTTTtgtatattttggttatttgagtCTGGAACTCAAGTGAATCGACCTTACATTGTCAAGTTTGATTTGTTGATTTTGGTTTTGTATATTTTGGTTATCAAAGGTTCTTTTTCCTTGCGTTGATCCATAAATGAGATAGGCTTTGAGCTTCTCCAACCAAAGATGTATGGTTCTTATTGTCTAATGTCGGTGGGTACACCATAAAACGCACACTGCAGTGTCTGATGTTGCGTCGCAGTGTGCGGTGCACACAGACCCCCCGGTTGCCATTGTAGTATGGCTACCTCACCACAAGCCCTTATCGCACCTCATTTGTTCTGTTTTGTGATCACTGACCAGTTGTGACCaattaaaaaagaaagaaaaatggaGTAAACGTGTGGCATGACACCCACCAACCCACCAATTTTGTGGAGTGAGAGAAAATGACGTGACACTGTAATAGTGTAGTAATTGTGGCATGACACCTTATGACCTAATGTGTGGTTCCAAAACTTTCATATGACCCAACGGACTATCGCTATAATTGTTTCGTGAGTTTTGGACAAAAACATTTTGTTGCCATTAATCCATGATTTGCAATTAAGTATGGCGAAACTAGCCATGGGAAGAACATGTGTCTAAAGAACAAGCGACATATCGTATAACCCCCTTCGTCTCTACAGACATGAAATGACTATATTGTCATTTAATTTTCTTGgttttctttattcttttattgaaataaatgTAAACAACCTTTTCTCTCCTTTATTTTCTCTTTCAAGAACTTCCCGACGACCTTAGACATCTCACCGTCACCGACATCGAAAATTGCTTACTACAACTGTCAACTATCGACTACCATCAAAAATCAccaattttctctctctctctctctctctctctcatttttctatcctctctctaaactctttcacctctctctctctctctctctctctctgtaccACTGTTTATCACTGATAGCACCTCTTAAATCGTGTAATCAACACCAAACCAACAAAGTGAAAATCAGTCATGAAACAGACATTGGATCGGTACTATTATCATCCAAAATTTGGAGGATAATAGtactaataaatataaatttggtTATTATAATAGTACTAATTAATATCACCTAAAATTTGGATTTTACTATGCTAACTATTATAAAGAAAAGGGTATTTTATGTCAATTTCTCAAAGACACTGGAtctaatacaaaatatttaaaaagtttGTTCTTAAAGTATAAACCCTCGCTCCGTCGACCTTGTGAACTTAACTCTCTCGCGCGCTCTATCTCCGCCACCGTCAGTAGTTACTCCACTGCCTCAGTCTCCGGTGAATGGAGAGTAGTTGTAGCACTAACGATGTCGGAGAGTGGAAGGCGGAAGAGGCCATAGCTGGTAATGCTGAAGCTCTTCAAGCTCTTCGAGAACTCATAACATATCCTCTTCTCTACTCTCGCGAATCCAAACAGCTTGGCCTTAAGGTATATCTATACTCTACAAACACACTTACACGAAGTTCTTCCTATCTATGATCACTGTTTATTCTCTTTCATGTAGTGGCCTCGCGGTTTGCTGCTTTATGGTCCTCCTGGCACTGGAAAGGTATTCAAAATTCTGTACCATGAGAGTTTTTAGGGTTATTTTTCTACAAATTGATTTATGATCGATCCTCCTTTAAAGTGCACTATACTTTTCTATCAAACAGCTAATTAACAATTTCAGAAGATAACAATCCTAACCTTTTCAATGAACACTACGTCAAAATCTACAACAAATAAGGAAGTCTACTTCCTTCAAATTGGAAGGAGGTAGCCTTTTATTTTCATTGATTTGCGATTTTTTTGTTGATGCAAGACTAGCTTAGTTCGAGCAGTTGTTCGTGAATGTGATGCACACTTGATAGTTCTCAGGTATTTCCGTTGACCTATATAGAATCATGTTCTGAGACCATAGGATAAGATGTGTTGATTAAACTTATACAACTTTTGGTTGTGAAATTTATTGCAGTCCACACTCTGTTCATAGAGCCCATGCTGGTGAAAGTGAGAAAATTTTGAGGGATGCTTTTGCAGAAGCATCTTCACATATCAAATTGAGAAAACCTTCTGTTATTTTCATAGATGAAATTGATGCCATCTGTCCTCGTCGTGATTCTAGGTACATCAGTAATTTTATGCTTCTTGTGTCCCacaaaaatttcaactttttgttTCTTGATTACCCCTCAAGAATCACAACTTTTCTTTTTTTGTCTCAAAACACAGAAGACAGCAAGATATCCGTATATCATCTCAGCTTATCATGCTTATGGACTCAAGTGCCACATCATCATCAGGGACAAAAGTTGTAGTGGTGGCATCAACCAACAGGTGATAGCCTTCATCAACTCACTCTCTTTCTTTTAGTGGTTCCATTGAGTTTTCAACAGATCAAAATCGTGTACTCTTAaactcttctttctttctttctttcacataaacagttttagaaaacaCCTTTTTTTTAACACACATGATCATTTATACAAACCAATATCTGCCAGGGTGGATGCAGTTGACCCTGCACTAAGAAGGTCAGGCCGATTTGATGCTGAAATCGAAGTCACAACCCCAAGTGAACAAGAACGACTTCAAATTCTGAGGGTAATAATGTAAATATGTAATATAAACACTACTTTTGTAATTTTGTTATCTTGTTGTCAGATATTAAAAAAATGTTGTTCATTTGTATCTTCAGCTATATACAAAGAAAGTCCCCCTGGATCCCAGTGTCAAATTGGAAACAGTAGCATCATTATGTAATGGCTATGTAGGAGCTGATTTAGAAGCATTATGTCGCGAGGCTACAATGTGTGCACTAAAAAGATCTTCAAATGGGATCAATGAAGATATTGTTTGTAGCTTGTTAATGGATGATTGGAAGATTGCTAGATCCATTGTGGGCCCAAGCATAACACGAGGGGTAACTGTGGAaattcccaaagtttcttgggaTGATATCGGTGGACTAAACGATTTAAAGGTCTGTATTCTGTAAAGATACAATCTACATTGCCATAACTGTGTTTTGCTGATTATTAACAAATCACAATGCCTCGTTAAAACATTCATCAGAAAAAACTAAAACAAGCTGTTGAATGGCCTTTAAAACATTCTGATGCCTTTTCAAGATTGGGTGTGTCGCCAATGCGTGGGATTCTTCTTCATGGACCTCCAGGATGCTCTAAAACTACTCTTGCTAAAGCTGCAGCTCATGCTGCTCAAGCCTCTTTCTTTTCTTTAAGGTTTGACCGTGTTTTGTTCAAAACATTGACCATTCTTacaatttaatttaattacttattttttttattatgtttcagTGGTGCAGAATTATTTTCAATGTATGTTGGAGAAGGTGAAGCTTTATTACGTAATACGTTCCGTAGGGCCCGCCTTGTTGCACCAAGCATCATCTTCTTCGATGAAGCCGATGTCATTGCAGCTAAAcggtaacttttttttaaaacaaaaaaataatgaaactaaacactgaaaaattgttttatttttttaaaaaaattgtgaAATAAACAGAGGAACAGGTTCTAGCGGGAGTACAACAGTTGGAGAGAGACTTCTATCTACTTTACTCACTGAAATGGATGGTTTAGAAGAGGCTAAAGTATGTCGTTATTTTTGTGTCATAAATATTTATCAACAGTATTCGAATAATTTTTGCTTTTTTTGTTCTTTCCATTTTTCAGGGAATACTTGTTTTGGCTGCCACGAATCGACCACATGCGATTGATGCCGCCCTCATGCGACCTGGACGATTTGATCTCGTAAGTTTGTCACTGTCACTGTCACTGTCACTGTCAGTCTGTTACTGTCACTGTTAAAATTAACTTGTAAGTTTAAAGGTTTTATATGTACCGCCACCGGACTTGGAAGCGCGATACGAGATCCTCCGTGTGCATACACGTGGTATGAAAATTGGGAATGATGTTGATTTGAGACAAATAGCAGAAGAAACCGAAAACTTCACAGGAGCAGAATTAGAGGGTCTATGTAGAGAGGCTGGGATTGTAGCTCTAAGAGAAAACATAACTGCCACCATCATACATGATCGCCATTTTCAAACTGTTAAAAGATCGTTAAAGCCAGCATTGAGTAAAGAAGAAATAGATTCATATGCATCTTATATGAAAAAACAAACACGGAGGTCTAGATCTGATCACCCGCGTGCATCCACGGGTGATAAAAACCACAAGCACATGAACAGCTGGTTGTTAGGGTTGTTAGTTTCTGTTACAATTGGTGTCATGGGCATCACTGTACTTTCGGGTACAAGAGATTATCTTACGCATTTCTTGCAAATCCCGGCTTCCGAGACATTAGTGAGCACATAACATTAGTTTCAAGTGAACGCGACAtgttttttcttatatatattatttaattttgttTCATTAAATTGTTTAGGTTTTGATGAAGTATTGATTAGATACCATTCATAATTCATGTCACGAAATTTATGCTTTTTTAACGTTGTTTACTACTGTAAAATGTACACGCTTGTTTCCATCATTTCATACCCTTAGTTCATGTTATCAAATCACAAATATAAAAAACTTCACTTACATTCTGTTAATACTTACAATGGGTGGTGGTGTTGATCCTGAATCAtcctcatcacacaccaactttcGGGAGCTCATTGATGTCTTCTGTTTCACGGGGCTCTCAAGTGTATGCTCGGTCTTTTGGTTTATTAACGGAAAAAAAATACCAATTTTTTTACATGGGAATTCTCTACTTATTGGTCATCATGTCACTATACTGCTTCCCATAGGTCACAACACTCGAACTCATCTTTGTTCTTTTAGACTGCATCTTTGTTACAGTTTGTTTGTATAACCTCCAACATAAATATTGTACACACGGTGTTATTTTGGGCTCGATGTTCATGATCATTGGTGTTACGGGTGTTTCTCTTTTTGTGATAATCGTTGACGGGCGGAGGAAGTGATATCAAGGGCATTATGGTAATGTTTTGTTTGTGGATCGGATGGTTATGGGTATATTAAATGTTATGTATTATTTTGGTCGATGAATACACAATGTTGTGTGAGTGGTGTCTAAAACAAGCTAGACATGTTTGGCGAATATCGGATATTGTGCTTATTGGAGTTTTAGGTTTTTCGACCACAATATGTTGCAATTCGCAACTCATTGTGCGGTGGCAAGAGTATTATAGAAGCCAGGTTCGTGTACAAGCAACGATCAACTCGATGGAAGTAGCTTGATTTTAGGAGCAAGTAGCAAAATTTTGGGACATATGGAGTTGGAGATTCTTTCCAAAAAGTTTCTTTAAAAAAAGAGTGCATGCATCAATACATTTATCATCGAAGGGAATGAGACGCTCTCAAACCGATGTGGAACTATAATATGTTCTTGAGACAGATGTTCGATGAACGAGACTAGATTGCTATAATTCAAAAGGAGACTAGACTAGATTCGTATAATTAAGGTGGAAACCTGAATCTTCACTTTTAGGTGGATTTGTATTTCCAACAATATTAGTaaactttaaatttaaattaatcaatATCTTGGTATCACAATTTTGTTTGGATAAATGGTGTCTATCATTAGCTAGGGAGGACGGAGTCACAAAAGTGAGATGCAGCGGTACAGACAATACCACATGTATATGATACCTTGCACCTGTCGGCTCCAGCAGATTGATTGTTTATTGCATTTTGGTGGTTTGATGaacccgttttttttttttttttgaattgcgATTAATGTATGTGAAAATATATACTCAgcattattttattttcattataaCATGTGATgtttaaaactatcatttttttttgttttacgtccttttctttatttatttttttcctttctttactttttttttcttttataaaacaatGCAAGAACATATATAATTGTGTTTATATTATTTAATTGTACCTCAAGCTTTAAAATTTGTATCAAattgtgtttttatgtttttttattagtttGTGAATTtagttttgtatgtttttattaattaattttgaataattttagttagtgtgtatttgttttaaaattaaaaattaaaatgactGAATGGTTGAGAAAGATAAGATTTCCATGTGATATGGGTTGGAAGGGTTGAAAGAAATATAAGAGAAAAAAAGTTGATGTGACAGTGGGTTGAGTGGGCTGGGAGGGAatgactccctcctcccttaTATTATAGGACATGGTAACCTAATGGTGTATGGTAAATAAGACTAATGGGGTGTTTGGAATTTGCTTATTTAGAACAACTTATGtttcaaaaatatttattaatttatccgGTGCCAAAAAAGAGTTTTATAGATCAATCATCCTTACGATGTGAACTTTTGTCTTCATTTGCTTCATTATTGCTATCACGTCCTTAATATCCAACGTCAATTTGAAAATTAAGATTTGTGTTGCGCCTTGTCATATATTTCGTCAAAACTACATCCTTCCTAATATAATTATGAATCGACATCGATGCCAGCACAACCTATAATTGTGTCTTGTGGTGCAATTTACATGTCATATATTTTAATATCGCCCACCTTACTCTAAAACTCCATTCTAAAAAAGACGGATGCCTGGCTAGGATCTAGACACCGAAAAAGCAAagataaaaatacatacaatTGAAAGTGGAAATACACAATCTATCCCGGTTAATGTTTCCATTCACCCCCCTACATTTCATCCACATGAACACCGTAGAAACTTTGttgtcaaaaaaataataaaatcatcgaggggagggggggtattgttttgaaaacataatCGCTTCTCATCTTCCAAATACTCCAAAGTGTAACATAACAAATTGTCTTTAGAGTTTTCCTCCTTTTAGAACATCTACCCAATTAAATATTGAATAGTAATAAACAAAATTTGCATGTGGCCAAAATTGAATCAAAATTGTTCATGTGAAACTCATCGCTATGAAAAAAAAGTGTTTACGAAAGTTATTTATAATTTAAACAAGAatttacaaaagtttatttaACAATTTACAAGtgtttacaaaaataaaaaattataatgccATAATTTCTTAAGATaaaatcataattaaaaaaaagtatcTTTAGTTATGttggaaaataataaaaaaaaaataattgaatTTAACTTTTAATACTTTTAAACTATCACTGCTAttgaatttatataaataaaagtaCGTAACTTATAATATTACATTATTTAACTCCTTAaagtaatgaaaaaaatatatatcctTCTGAAGAAATGTAAATCAACctaaggaaaaaaaaaactatattttgttagaaACAGTTCATTTTATTCGTAGGTGGCAAACAAAAGATTTGTTCATTTCACGATACTTTTCAATTCCATTAGAATTTtggcatatatttttttttattggaaATGACTAATATATTAGTATAAAAGAAAAACCACCCAAACTTATATTGTCCAGAGTTAATTTATACAGTATTTCTTAAAAATTTACTAGAAGCTCGATACGAAATACTCCGTGACACGAGGCATGAAAGTTGACAATGACAGACAGCACAGAAAAACAAATCTTCACATGGACGTCATCAGAGGGTTAAACCAGTAgataatttatttttgttaattaaaaTGTTAATGTAATTTCATTAATGTGTTTAGGATAATTAAACCAGTACGTAGATACCATCTATAATTCATGTAACCAAATTTATGCTCTTTTAACGCCATTCATTCAATGGAGGTATAAAATGTACTTGAAATCTGTTTCCATCATTCCCTATGCATGATTGATTCATGGTACAAATATCTTATACCAAATAAGCACACAGCTaattaattacaattacaatgaaTGATATTAATGTTGATGCCGGATTATCCTCGTCAGAAACAAACTTGAAAGAGCTGGTTGATGTGTTTTGTTTCACAGGGCTTTCAAACGTAAACTCGGCCGTTTGGTTTATTTATGGCAGAAAATACCAATTCTTATATATAGGAAACCTCTATCTATTCGGCTGCTTCTGGTTCATCATGCGACTATACTCCTTACCACTGACCACACTCCTCGAATTCCTGTTTGTCGTTTTACAAAAGATTTATGTAACCTCCAACATAAACCTTGTACCGTTACCCATGTTTATTTTGGGTGCCGTATTCATCATCATTGGTGTTACGGGTATTTCTGTCATTTACGTGTGGAAACATGGTAAGATTTTTGTCTCGGATGATGAGGATGAGATGATGTTTAAGGAGATTTTACATTTTTTATGCATAATT
The genomic region above belongs to Lactuca sativa cultivar Salinas chromosome 4, Lsat_Salinas_v11, whole genome shotgun sequence and contains:
- the LOC111915847 gene encoding cell division control protein 48 homolog B isoform X1, with the translated sequence MESSCSTNDVGEWKAEEAIAGNAEALQALRELITYPLLYSRESKQLGLKWPRGLLLYGPPGTGKTSLVRAVVRECDAHLIVLSPHSVHRAHAGESEKILRDAFAEASSHIKLRKPSVIFIDEIDAICPRRDSRRQQDIRISSQLIMLMDSSATSSSGTKVVVVASTNRVDAVDPALRRSGRFDAEIEVTTPSEQERLQILRLYTKKVPLDPSVKLETVASLCNGYVGADLEALCREATMCALKRSSNGINEDIVCSLLMDDWKIARSIVGPSITRGVTVEIPKVSWDDIGGLNDLKKKLKQAVEWPLKHSDAFSRLGVSPMRGILLHGPPGCSKTTLAKAAAHAAQASFFSLSGAELFSMYVGEGEALLRNTFRRARLVAPSIIFFDEADVIAAKRGTGSSGSTTVGERLLSTLLTEMDGLEEAKGILVLAATNRPHAIDAALMRPGRFDLVLYVPPPDLEARYEILRVHTRGMKIGNDVDLRQIAEETENFTGAELEGLCREAGIVALRENITATIIHDRHFQTVKRSLKPALSKEEIDSYASYMKKQTRRSRSDHPRASTGDKNHKHMNSWLLGLLVSVTIGVMGITVLSGTRDYLTHFLQIPASETLVST
- the LOC111915848 gene encoding uncharacterized protein LOC111915848, which encodes MCGISLIISGVRIDLSSLLPDTTICSSLSGEAANFLFSVDDIKAALRRRGPDSLGSKSIFLHADEERTLQASVEEEESIEESHFIDNHVLNNTLFGKLIFVGATLQLRGVYPVTQPLVDKSGNILIYNGEVFGGIDLNSDINDTEVLMKSLKECCNCLSHEHEGTCRNGKYSVPELLSKIKGPWALIYWQENSKTIWFGRDALGRRSLLVHWPSIKDLRFMLSSVSPPSAIDELNFWEELPCGVYSLAMSASKMDGNLVGEVKRHNWTDPLLEELIEWERTFFEPKPEDLTKMFSSEKRGHLHRKVLAALKESVRQRTIFSEIHLSSSPVAVLFSGGLDSMILAALLDQCLDSKFEIDLLNVSFDGELAPDRISAMAGVKELRKIAPLRRWNLVEIDAELSKLTTETKRVLSLIYPSNTYMDLNIGIALWLAAGGDGCVSEEINGNNNSKVKYRSDSRILLVGSGADEQCGGYGRHRTKFRESSWGGLNEEMKLDMQRIWKRNLGRDDRCIADNGKEARFPFLDENVIRMLLEIPLWEIADLRQPSGVGDKKILREVARMLHLNTAAVLPKRAIQFGSRIARESNRKNYGSNRAANQASAGSAFIHPI
- the LOC111915847 gene encoding cell division control protein 48 homolog B isoform X2 gives rise to the protein MESSCSTNDVGEWKAEEAIAGNAEALQALRELITYPLLYSRESKQLGLKWPRGLLLYGPPGTGKTSLVRAVVRECDAHLIVLSPHSVHRAHAGESEKILRDAFAEASSHIKLRKPSVIFIDEIDAICPRRDSRQQDIRISSQLIMLMDSSATSSSGTKVVVVASTNRVDAVDPALRRSGRFDAEIEVTTPSEQERLQILRLYTKKVPLDPSVKLETVASLCNGYVGADLEALCREATMCALKRSSNGINEDIVCSLLMDDWKIARSIVGPSITRGVTVEIPKVSWDDIGGLNDLKKKLKQAVEWPLKHSDAFSRLGVSPMRGILLHGPPGCSKTTLAKAAAHAAQASFFSLSGAELFSMYVGEGEALLRNTFRRARLVAPSIIFFDEADVIAAKRGTGSSGSTTVGERLLSTLLTEMDGLEEAKGILVLAATNRPHAIDAALMRPGRFDLVLYVPPPDLEARYEILRVHTRGMKIGNDVDLRQIAEETENFTGAELEGLCREAGIVALRENITATIIHDRHFQTVKRSLKPALSKEEIDSYASYMKKQTRRSRSDHPRASTGDKNHKHMNSWLLGLLVSVTIGVMGITVLSGTRDYLTHFLQIPASETLVST
- the LOC111915847 gene encoding cell division control protein 48 homolog B isoform X3; translation: MVLLALESLVRAVVRECDAHLIVLSPHSVHRAHAGESEKILRDAFAEASSHIKLRKPSVIFIDEIDAICPRRDSRRQQDIRISSQLIMLMDSSATSSSGTKVVVVASTNRVDAVDPALRRSGRFDAEIEVTTPSEQERLQILRLYTKKVPLDPSVKLETVASLCNGYVGADLEALCREATMCALKRSSNGINEDIVCSLLMDDWKIARSIVGPSITRGVTVEIPKVSWDDIGGLNDLKKKLKQAVEWPLKHSDAFSRLGVSPMRGILLHGPPGCSKTTLAKAAAHAAQASFFSLSGAELFSMYVGEGEALLRNTFRRARLVAPSIIFFDEADVIAAKRGTGSSGSTTVGERLLSTLLTEMDGLEEAKGILVLAATNRPHAIDAALMRPGRFDLVLYVPPPDLEARYEILRVHTRGMKIGNDVDLRQIAEETENFTGAELEGLCREAGIVALRENITATIIHDRHFQTVKRSLKPALSKEEIDSYASYMKKQTRRSRSDHPRASTGDKNHKHMNSWLLGLLVSVTIGVMGITVLSGTRDYLTHFLQIPASETLVST